The Microbacterium luteum genome includes a region encoding these proteins:
- a CDS encoding MarR family winged helix-turn-helix transcriptional regulator, with protein sequence MSGSEPGPGAAAHDVATSDAHVAATRALEAEFGQLIAQFRVLLAEQAARVSPGMLPGAYKTFTTITRMAPVSSSALGEALLADKAQVSRTVRDLERRGLIHRSPDPEDGRVSLLAPTEEGLRRLETARDPQRNSLMRRMSTWDVDDIHTLTRLLRALREDADTP encoded by the coding sequence ATGAGCGGATCGGAACCGGGACCCGGGGCGGCGGCGCACGACGTCGCGACCAGCGACGCCCACGTCGCCGCCACGCGCGCTCTCGAGGCGGAGTTCGGGCAGCTGATCGCGCAATTCCGCGTTCTGCTCGCCGAACAGGCCGCGCGTGTGAGCCCCGGCATGCTCCCGGGCGCCTACAAGACCTTCACGACGATCACCCGCATGGCCCCGGTCTCCAGCTCCGCGCTGGGCGAGGCGCTCTTAGCCGACAAGGCCCAGGTCAGCAGGACGGTGCGCGACCTCGAACGACGGGGCCTCATCCACCGCTCGCCCGATCCGGAGGACGGCAGGGTGAGCCTGCTCGCCCCGACCGAGGAGGGGTTACGCCGGCTCGAGACCGCTCGCGACCCGCAGCGCAATTCGCTCATGCGCCGCATGTCGACCTGGGACGTCGATGACATCCACACCCTCACCCGCCTCCTCCGCGCCCTGCGCGAGGACGCCGACACTCCTTAG
- a CDS encoding MDR family MFS transporter produces the protein MSQPLSESATTPRDRRRVLQALIGLLLGMFVSMLASTVVSTSLPVIIHDLGGDQAAYTWVVTATLLTTAISTPIWGKLADLFDRKMLIQIAIAIFVLSTAAAGFSQDTTMLIACRAVQGIGAGGLAALSQVIMADIISPRERGRYMGLFGAVMAVATVGGPLLGGVVTDTLNWRWNFFIALPFAVAALIIQQRTLHLPTRPKKRVRIDYVGIVLLSTAVSLLLIWVTNAGTSYDWWSTETILMVGGAVVAGVLFVVVELRSTEPLVPLTLFRNRTFTLAVVASIATGIAMFGTSVFLSQYMQMARGATPTEAGVMTIPMIAGLLLASVVVGALITRHGHWKPYLIAGAVLLIAGSYTLSTIHYDTNFALVSLYMFLLGAGVGTTMQNLVLIVQNTARPTEMGVASSGVTFFRSLGGTVGVSVMGATLASSASNLVAERQNDIGAALAALGADGAQIAAQLQSGTIPQVATLPESLRVIFEDVYATSIAHAFLIAVPVAVVSLIAIAFLPNVPLTRMTTSERIEATEADLATVSVSEGMDALAATGTITTPSAPAEPRDTDAGRERR, from the coding sequence ATGTCGCAACCCCTCTCCGAATCCGCCACCACGCCGCGCGACCGTCGCCGAGTACTCCAGGCCCTCATCGGCCTGCTGCTCGGGATGTTCGTGTCGATGCTCGCCTCGACGGTCGTCTCCACCTCGCTGCCGGTCATCATCCACGACCTCGGCGGGGATCAGGCCGCCTACACCTGGGTGGTGACGGCCACCCTGCTCACGACCGCGATCTCGACCCCCATCTGGGGCAAGCTCGCCGATCTGTTCGACCGCAAGATGCTCATCCAGATCGCCATCGCGATCTTCGTGCTCTCCACCGCGGCCGCCGGGTTCTCGCAGGACACCACCATGCTCATCGCGTGCCGCGCGGTGCAGGGCATCGGCGCCGGTGGGCTCGCCGCGCTCAGCCAGGTGATCATGGCCGACATCATCAGCCCGCGCGAGCGCGGCCGCTACATGGGCCTGTTCGGCGCCGTGATGGCCGTCGCCACCGTCGGCGGGCCGCTCCTCGGCGGCGTCGTCACCGACACGCTGAACTGGCGCTGGAACTTCTTCATCGCCCTCCCCTTCGCCGTGGCCGCACTCATCATCCAGCAGCGCACGCTGCACCTTCCCACCCGCCCCAAGAAGCGGGTGCGCATCGACTACGTCGGCATCGTGCTCCTGAGCACCGCCGTCTCGCTGCTGCTCATCTGGGTCACCAACGCCGGCACGTCCTATGACTGGTGGAGCACGGAGACGATCCTCATGGTCGGCGGAGCCGTCGTCGCGGGCGTGCTCTTCGTCGTCGTCGAACTCCGCTCGACCGAACCCCTCGTGCCCCTGACGCTGTTCCGCAACCGCACCTTCACCCTCGCCGTGGTCGCCTCGATCGCGACGGGAATCGCGATGTTCGGCACGTCGGTGTTCCTCAGCCAGTACATGCAGATGGCTCGAGGCGCCACGCCCACCGAGGCCGGTGTCATGACGATCCCGATGATCGCGGGCCTGCTGCTCGCATCCGTCGTCGTCGGAGCGCTCATCACGCGGCACGGGCACTGGAAGCCGTACCTCATCGCCGGGGCCGTGCTCCTGATCGCCGGTTCGTACACCCTGTCGACCATCCACTACGACACGAACTTCGCCCTCGTGTCGCTGTACATGTTCCTGCTGGGCGCGGGCGTCGGCACGACGATGCAGAACCTGGTCCTCATCGTGCAGAACACCGCACGCCCCACGGAGATGGGCGTGGCCAGTTCCGGCGTGACGTTCTTCCGGTCGCTCGGCGGCACGGTGGGCGTCTCGGTGATGGGAGCCACGCTCGCGAGTTCGGCATCGAACCTCGTCGCCGAGCGCCAGAACGACATCGGTGCGGCCCTCGCGGCACTCGGGGCCGACGGTGCGCAGATCGCCGCCCAGCTGCAGTCGGGAACGATCCCGCAGGTCGCGACGCTGCCGGAGAGCCTGCGGGTGATCTTCGAAGACGTGTACGCGACCTCGATCGCGCACGCGTTCCTCATCGCCGTGCCCGTCGCGGTGGTGAGCCTCATCGCGATCGCCTTCCTGCCGAACGTGCCGCTCACGCGCATGACCACGAGCGAGCGGATCGAGGCGACCGAGGCCGACCTCGCCACCGTCTCGGTGAGCGAGGGGATGGATGCGCTGGCCGCCACCGGCACGATCACCACGCCGTCCGCGCCGGCGGAGCCGCGCGACACCGACGCCGGCCGCGAGCGCCGCTAG
- a CDS encoding 2'-5' RNA ligase family protein — MRSVELVFDEESDAGVRRAWDALIERGLPSAGRHAGATNAPHVTLAVLEGTDRAGAEDARLLSGLAGRLPLELALSGIILFGDGPRRVLACPVIVAADLFALQREVVARLGGAERVIPHTVPDAWTPHVTLARRMPVDRLAEALDLVGDAPSRVRAVRMRVWDAEAKRVFAVGAA; from the coding sequence ATGAGGAGCGTGGAGCTCGTCTTCGACGAGGAGAGCGACGCCGGGGTGCGGCGCGCATGGGACGCGCTGATCGAGCGAGGGCTGCCGAGCGCCGGTCGCCATGCCGGAGCGACGAACGCGCCGCACGTCACGCTCGCCGTCCTGGAGGGGACCGACCGCGCCGGCGCCGAGGATGCGCGGCTGCTGTCGGGTCTCGCGGGTCGGCTTCCGCTCGAGCTCGCGCTGTCCGGCATCATCCTGTTCGGAGACGGGCCGCGCAGGGTGCTTGCCTGCCCCGTGATCGTCGCGGCCGACCTGTTCGCGCTGCAGCGGGAGGTCGTCGCGCGGCTCGGCGGCGCCGAGCGCGTCATCCCGCACACGGTCCCCGACGCCTGGACCCCTCATGTGACGCTCGCTCGACGAATGCCGGTGGACCGTCTCGCCGAAGCGCTCGACCTCGTCGGCGACGCGCCATCCCGTGTGCGTGCGGTGCGGATGCGGGTGTGGGATGCCGAGGCGAAGCGCGTGTTCGCCGTCGGCGCGGCCTAG
- a CDS encoding YqaJ viral recombinase family protein, which produces MTPELAARIVADSRDRVSWVRARSRGITATDVATLTSERAIARAADAKLLGSGFSGNAFTAHGRAREPEIAAWVAATHGIQPSSALFHAVVEKRHLATPDGIGVDTSGHVVLAEIKTTNKAWRSIPRSYLRQVWWQQHVLGAERTLVAWEQHDDFVPIHDEPRCQWVDRDEVEIGKLVSLATALIDELYHRTQLGRSLHARTAPPRRDRQPYRALALAD; this is translated from the coding sequence ATGACTCCGGAGCTCGCCGCACGCATCGTGGCGGACTCCCGGGATCGCGTTTCCTGGGTGCGCGCCCGCTCGCGCGGCATCACCGCCACCGACGTCGCGACCCTCACCTCCGAGCGCGCCATCGCACGGGCAGCCGACGCGAAGCTGCTCGGATCCGGCTTCTCGGGAAACGCCTTCACAGCACACGGCCGCGCGCGCGAGCCGGAGATCGCGGCATGGGTGGCGGCGACCCATGGCATCCAGCCCTCGAGCGCGCTGTTCCACGCCGTCGTCGAGAAGCGACACCTCGCCACGCCCGACGGCATCGGGGTGGACACGAGCGGACACGTCGTGCTCGCGGAGATCAAGACGACGAACAAGGCCTGGCGCTCGATCCCCCGCTCCTACCTCCGGCAGGTGTGGTGGCAGCAGCACGTGCTCGGCGCCGAGCGCACCCTCGTCGCGTGGGAGCAGCACGACGACTTCGTCCCGATCCACGACGAGCCCCGGTGCCAGTGGGTGGATCGCGACGAGGTCGAGATCGGCAAGCTCGTCAGCCTCGCGACCGCGCTGATCGACGAGCTCTACCACCGCACGCAGCTCGGCAGGTCGCTGCATGCGCGCACGGCGCCGCCCCGGCGCGATCGACAGCCCTACCGCGCGCTCGCGCTGGCCGACTAG
- a CDS encoding type IV toxin-antitoxin system AbiEi family antitoxin domain-containing protein produces MRHASLDELLGLLRSRPALIDEGMSDRSIADAVDAGVLHRIRRGTYIDGAVWASLWPESRHRALVLAVERASRGATVVFCGVSAAVLHGLPLYRLAPRRAHVLAAASARHSADDVMRHEGSLAETEVDIVGGLFCTNLERTTYDVIRAVSAEASISVADAALGRIGGDPRRFDDRAAADFTSRLLHRTERSGPRGIRQARRIVELADGRAQLPLESVSRLQLHRLGFERAELQVPVPAPGGGSYFVDIGLRGLRTFGECDGKDKYVDEARRSGRSVEQVLLDEKAREDWIRGTTQWRLARWGDEHAATPAALGARLARFGIRPS; encoded by the coding sequence ATGCGTCACGCGAGTCTCGACGAACTCCTCGGTCTGCTGCGATCACGGCCGGCGCTTATCGACGAAGGGATGAGCGACCGCTCGATCGCCGACGCCGTCGACGCCGGGGTCCTCCACCGCATCCGCCGGGGCACGTACATCGACGGCGCGGTCTGGGCCTCATTGTGGCCGGAGTCCCGGCATCGTGCGCTCGTCCTCGCCGTCGAGCGTGCGTCGCGGGGTGCGACGGTGGTTTTCTGTGGCGTCTCTGCCGCGGTTCTCCACGGGTTGCCGCTCTATCGGCTTGCTCCTCGTCGCGCGCACGTCCTCGCGGCGGCGTCCGCCCGTCACAGCGCGGATGACGTGATGCGCCACGAGGGCAGCCTCGCGGAGACGGAGGTCGACATCGTCGGTGGCCTCTTCTGCACGAATCTCGAGCGGACGACCTACGACGTGATTCGTGCGGTGTCGGCCGAGGCGTCGATCTCGGTCGCCGACGCTGCTCTTGGGCGAATCGGCGGCGATCCGCGACGGTTTGACGATCGCGCCGCTGCCGACTTCACATCGCGGCTGCTCCACCGTACGGAGAGATCGGGCCCGCGAGGTATCCGCCAGGCGCGGCGCATCGTCGAGCTGGCAGATGGTCGGGCCCAGCTGCCGCTGGAGAGCGTGAGTCGGCTCCAGCTGCATCGACTGGGGTTCGAACGGGCGGAGCTGCAGGTGCCCGTACCGGCTCCGGGCGGAGGTTCGTACTTCGTCGACATCGGGCTGAGAGGCCTGAGGACGTTCGGAGAGTGCGACGGAAAGGACAAGTACGTGGATGAGGCGCGGCGCTCGGGGCGCAGCGTCGAACAGGTGCTGCTCGACGAGAAGGCGCGCGAAGACTGGATCCGAGGAACGACCCAGTGGAGACTTGCCCGCTGGGGCGACGAGCATGCGGCCACCCCGGCGGCGCTCGGTGCACGTCTCGCCCGTTTCGGCATCCGTCCTTCGTGA
- the rplJ gene encoding 50S ribosomal protein L10 produces MAQKEASVAELTKNFEDSTAVLLTEYRGLTVAELKELRNSIRQDAEYAVVKNTLTKIAANNAGISSLDDDLKGPSAVAFVHGDPVTVAKGLRAFAKAHPHLVVKGGYFDGNPLTADEVNKLADLESREVLLAKLAGAMKASMTKAAFVFNALPSKAVRTVDALREKQESAA; encoded by the coding sequence ATGGCGCAGAAGGAAGCATCGGTCGCCGAGCTCACGAAGAACTTCGAGGACTCGACCGCCGTACTGCTCACCGAGTACCGCGGTCTGACGGTTGCCGAGCTCAAGGAGCTCCGCAACAGCATCCGTCAGGACGCGGAATACGCCGTGGTGAAGAACACGCTGACCAAGATCGCCGCGAACAACGCGGGGATCTCGTCGCTGGACGACGACCTCAAGGGTCCGTCGGCCGTGGCGTTCGTGCACGGTGACCCGGTCACCGTCGCGAAGGGCCTGCGCGCCTTCGCCAAGGCACACCCTCATCTCGTGGTCAAGGGCGGTTACTTCGACGGTAACCCTCTCACCGCGGACGAGGTCAACAAGCTCGCCGACCTCGAGAGCCGTGAAGTCCTGCTGGCGAAGCTCGCCGGTGCGATGAAGGCCTCGATGACCAAGGCGGCATTCGTCTTCAACGCGCTCCCGTCGAAGGCCGTGCGCACGGTCGACGCGCTGCGCGAGAAGCAGGAGTCCGCGGCCTGA
- the rplL gene encoding 50S ribosomal protein L7/L12 yields MAKLSTEELLDQFKELTLIELSEFVKAFEETFDVTAAAPVAVAGAAPAAGGAGGEAAAEEEKTEFDVILEAAGDKKIQVIKVVRELTSLGLGDAKGLVDGAPKPVLEGANKEAAEKAKEALEGAGATVTLK; encoded by the coding sequence ATGGCAAAGCTCAGCACTGAAGAGCTGCTCGACCAGTTCAAGGAGCTCACGCTCATCGAGCTCAGCGAGTTCGTCAAGGCGTTCGAGGAGACCTTCGACGTCACCGCCGCGGCGCCCGTCGCCGTCGCCGGTGCCGCCCCCGCCGCCGGTGGTGCCGGTGGCGAAGCCGCCGCCGAGGAGGAGAAGACCGAGTTCGACGTCATCCTCGAGGCTGCCGGCGACAAGAAGATCCAGGTCATCAAGGTCGTGCGCGAGCTCACCTCGCTCGGCCTCGGCGACGCCAAGGGTCTCGTCGACGGTGCTCCCAAGCCCGTGCTCGAGGGCGCGAACAAGGAAGCCGCCGAGAAGGCCAAGGAGGCCCTCGAGGGCGCCGGCGCCACCGTCACCCTGAAGTAA
- a CDS encoding LacI family DNA-binding transcriptional regulator: MGGIAEVARVAGVSKSTASRALTGNGYVSPATRERVARVAEDLGYVASSSASSLATGRTRNIGVVMPYLNRWFFAEVLEGVQEVLLAEGFDLTLYDAKPGTEGRRRVFDDFLARKRFDGLIAVALEPDDHELERLVGIGRPVVSVVGDSDQTSVVGLDDVHAARRATAHLVDLGHERITFLGGISDHEGPHVDRERLSGYTSRMRDAGLRPDHAPSEVSLPGGYDVAVDLLSDPDRRPTAIVAACDEVAIGAIIAARRLGIAVPSALSVVGIDNHEYSEMFGLTTLEQSPRSQGAAAARLLLDHLRSPGTDRTQMRLHARLIVRGSTSPPPGTPSVAVGVIP, translated from the coding sequence ATGGGTGGCATCGCCGAGGTGGCGCGCGTGGCCGGCGTGTCGAAGTCGACCGCGAGCCGAGCTCTCACGGGGAACGGCTACGTCTCCCCCGCCACGCGCGAGCGGGTGGCGCGGGTGGCCGAAGACCTCGGGTACGTCGCATCCTCATCCGCGTCGAGTCTCGCCACCGGACGCACCCGGAACATCGGCGTCGTGATGCCCTACCTGAACCGGTGGTTCTTCGCCGAGGTGCTCGAGGGCGTTCAGGAGGTGCTGCTGGCGGAGGGGTTCGATCTCACGCTGTACGACGCGAAGCCCGGCACCGAGGGCAGGCGTCGCGTCTTCGACGACTTCCTCGCCCGAAAGCGGTTCGACGGCCTCATCGCGGTCGCCCTGGAACCCGACGACCATGAGCTCGAACGCCTCGTGGGAATCGGGCGGCCGGTCGTCAGCGTGGTCGGCGACAGCGACCAGACGAGCGTCGTCGGGCTGGATGACGTTCACGCGGCCCGTCGCGCCACCGCGCACCTGGTCGACCTCGGCCACGAGCGCATCACGTTCCTGGGCGGGATCTCCGACCACGAGGGCCCTCACGTCGACCGCGAGCGTCTGAGCGGATACACGTCGCGCATGCGCGACGCGGGACTGCGTCCGGACCACGCCCCATCCGAGGTGTCGCTCCCGGGCGGCTACGACGTGGCCGTCGACCTGCTGAGCGATCCCGATCGACGTCCCACGGCCATCGTCGCCGCGTGCGACGAGGTCGCCATCGGGGCGATCATCGCCGCGCGACGACTCGGCATCGCCGTTCCGTCCGCACTGAGCGTCGTCGGCATCGACAACCACGAATACTCGGAGATGTTCGGCCTCACCACGCTCGAGCAGTCCCCCCGCAGCCAGGGAGCGGCCGCCGCCCGACTGCTCCTCGACCATCTCAGGTCCCCCGGGACGGATCGCACCCAGATGCGCCTGCACGCGCGCCTCATCGTGCGCGGCTCGACGTCACCGCCGCCGGGCACTCCGTCGGTGGCGGTCGGCGTCATCCCCTGA
- a CDS encoding ABC transporter substrate-binding protein: MRTQSRSRVFAAAAGLGVAALALSACTGDMQPDASDVDCTDYEEYGTFDGAEVTIGGTILDLEADRLVESWSDFSACTGIQIDYQGSSEFEAQIAVLAEGGNAPDIGIVPQPGLLARLAEGGWLIPASEAVEAHVDEFWSEDWKTYGTYDDTFYAAPLMASIKGYIWYSPSEFEENGWEIPATLDELEALSEQIAADGDRKPWCVGLESGDATGWPGTDWIEDWMLRLHGADVYDQWVTHEIPFNDPQVVEAFDAVGGYLKNEDMVNGGIGDVSTLVTEAFQTAGLPILDGECSLHHQASFYETFWNPEGGDEVTVASNGDIFGFLTPPANAGDPLSVTGGGEFPVAFTDAEEVEAVRAYLSSDTWANNRVSLGGVISANTGVDPENASSELLVQSIEILQDPETTFRFDGSDLMPGAVGADSFWKGIVAWVSGDDTETVVDEIEASWPAS, encoded by the coding sequence ATGAGGACTCAGTCGCGTTCGCGCGTCTTCGCCGCGGCAGCCGGACTGGGAGTCGCCGCGCTGGCCCTGTCGGCGTGTACCGGCGACATGCAGCCCGACGCATCCGATGTCGATTGCACCGACTACGAGGAGTACGGCACGTTCGACGGCGCGGAGGTGACCATCGGCGGCACCATCCTCGATCTCGAAGCCGATCGCCTCGTGGAGTCGTGGAGCGACTTCTCGGCCTGCACCGGCATCCAGATCGACTATCAGGGCTCGAGCGAGTTCGAGGCGCAGATCGCCGTGCTCGCCGAGGGCGGCAATGCACCCGACATCGGCATCGTGCCGCAGCCCGGACTGCTCGCCCGTCTCGCCGAGGGCGGATGGCTCATCCCCGCTTCGGAGGCGGTCGAAGCCCACGTCGACGAATTCTGGTCGGAGGACTGGAAGACCTACGGAACCTACGACGACACCTTCTACGCAGCGCCGCTCATGGCGAGCATCAAGGGGTACATCTGGTACTCGCCCAGCGAGTTCGAGGAGAACGGCTGGGAGATCCCCGCGACGCTCGACGAGCTCGAGGCGCTGTCGGAGCAGATCGCGGCCGACGGCGACCGCAAGCCGTGGTGCGTGGGCCTGGAGTCCGGCGACGCCACCGGGTGGCCGGGCACCGACTGGATCGAGGACTGGATGCTGCGTCTGCACGGCGCCGACGTCTACGACCAGTGGGTGACCCACGAGATCCCCTTCAACGACCCGCAGGTCGTGGAGGCCTTCGACGCCGTCGGCGGATACCTGAAGAACGAGGACATGGTCAACGGCGGCATCGGCGACGTGTCGACGCTCGTGACCGAGGCGTTCCAGACGGCGGGACTGCCGATTCTCGACGGCGAGTGCTCGCTGCACCACCAGGCCTCGTTCTACGAGACCTTCTGGAACCCCGAGGGCGGCGATGAGGTGACGGTCGCGTCCAACGGCGACATCTTCGGATTCCTCACCCCGCCCGCGAACGCCGGCGACCCGCTGTCGGTCACCGGCGGCGGCGAGTTCCCGGTCGCCTTCACCGACGCCGAAGAGGTCGAGGCGGTCCGCGCCTACCTCTCCAGCGACACGTGGGCGAACAACCGGGTCAGCCTCGGCGGCGTGATCAGCGCCAACACGGGCGTTGACCCGGAGAACGCGTCGAGCGAGCTGCTCGTGCAGTCGATCGAGATCCTCCAGGACCCGGAGACGACGTTCCGCTTCGACGGTTCGGACCTCATGCCCGGCGCGGTCGGGGCCGACTCCTTCTGGAAGGGCATCGTCGCCTGGGTCTCCGGCGATGACACCGAGACGGTCGTCGACGAGATCGAGGCAAGCTGGCCCGCCAGCTGA
- a CDS encoding carbohydrate ABC transporter permease, which translates to MTTADLTGKILQVVMGLVIFAAIIGILVLLMGRGPKKGRDYWQLTWFLLPAILLLAIGLIWPAVRTTGLAFLDNSGNFSFDNFVWMFTQPSAIRTLINTVIWVLFVPTISTALGLAYAVWIDKSRGERFYKALVFMPMAISFVGAGIIWRFVYEYRSAGRDQIGLLNAMVVGLGGDPVQWLQTDPLNTFLLIVVMIWIQTGFAMVVLSAAIKGIPTEQIEAAQLDGTNAWQRFSNVTVPGIRSSLVVVLTTISIATLKVFDIVRTMTAGNFNTSVVANEMYTQAFRASEVGRGSALALILFVMVLPIVIYNVNVLRKQREIR; encoded by the coding sequence ATGACAACCGCTGACCTCACGGGGAAGATCCTGCAGGTGGTGATGGGGCTGGTGATCTTCGCCGCCATCATCGGCATCCTCGTGCTCCTCATGGGCCGCGGGCCGAAGAAGGGCAGGGACTACTGGCAGCTGACGTGGTTCCTGCTGCCGGCGATCCTCCTCCTGGCGATCGGCCTCATCTGGCCGGCGGTGCGGACGACCGGGCTGGCGTTCCTGGACAACTCCGGGAACTTCAGCTTCGACAACTTCGTGTGGATGTTCACGCAGCCCTCGGCCATCCGCACCCTCATCAACACGGTCATCTGGGTGCTCTTCGTCCCCACGATCTCGACGGCGCTCGGACTGGCGTACGCCGTGTGGATCGACAAGTCGCGCGGTGAGCGCTTCTACAAGGCGCTGGTGTTCATGCCCATGGCGATCTCCTTCGTCGGCGCGGGCATCATCTGGCGCTTCGTCTACGAGTACCGCTCGGCCGGCCGCGATCAGATCGGTCTGCTGAACGCCATGGTCGTGGGACTCGGCGGCGACCCCGTGCAGTGGCTGCAGACCGATCCGCTCAACACCTTCCTGCTGATCGTCGTCATGATCTGGATCCAGACCGGATTCGCGATGGTCGTGCTGAGCGCGGCGATCAAGGGCATTCCGACGGAGCAGATCGAGGCGGCGCAGCTCGACGGCACGAACGCGTGGCAGCGCTTCTCGAACGTCACCGTCCCCGGGATCCGCTCCTCGCTGGTTGTCGTGCTGACGACCATCTCGATCGCGACCCTCAAGGTCTTCGACATCGTGCGGACGATGACCGCCGGAAACTTCAACACGAGCGTCGTGGCCAACGAGATGTACACGCAGGCGTTCCGCGCCAGTGAGGTCGGGCGCGGTTCGGCGCTCGCTCTGATCCTGTTCGTGATGGTCCTTCCCATCGTCATCTACAACGTCAACGTCCTCCGCAAGCAGAGGGAGATCCGATGA
- a CDS encoding carbohydrate ABC transporter permease → MSSVAPVDLPIDDERKEDAFEEAAEGTRTARAKRRLTSRWATLAALIIAVLWTIPTFGLFVSSFRPAELIQTTGWWTIFQNPGFTLDNYQDVLFSPSMSSPQLGAYFVNSLAIAIPATIFPLVLASMAAYAFAWIKFPGANTLFIFVFALQIVPLQMALVPLLQTFSFWLRPGQAWLHDVIPIIPEQNYLPVWIAHTIFALPLAIFLLHNFISEIPRDVIEASRVDGASHAQIFFRIILPLATPAIASFAIFQFLWVWNDLLVALIFSGGTQDVAPLTQRLAEMVGSRGQDWQRLTAGAFVSLVVPLVVFFSLQRFFVRGLLAGSTKG, encoded by the coding sequence ATGAGCAGCGTGGCCCCGGTCGATCTTCCGATCGACGACGAGCGAAAAGAAGACGCCTTCGAGGAAGCGGCAGAAGGCACGCGCACGGCTCGCGCGAAGCGCCGTCTCACGTCGCGCTGGGCGACGCTGGCCGCGCTCATCATCGCGGTGCTGTGGACGATCCCGACGTTCGGCCTGTTCGTCTCGTCGTTCCGTCCGGCGGAGCTCATCCAGACCACCGGCTGGTGGACGATCTTCCAGAATCCCGGATTCACGCTCGACAACTACCAGGACGTGCTGTTCTCGCCGTCGATGTCGTCACCGCAGCTGGGGGCGTACTTCGTCAACTCGCTCGCGATCGCGATCCCGGCGACGATCTTCCCGCTCGTGCTGGCCTCGATGGCGGCCTACGCGTTCGCGTGGATCAAGTTCCCCGGCGCCAACACGCTGTTCATCTTCGTGTTCGCGCTGCAGATCGTGCCGCTGCAGATGGCCCTCGTGCCGCTGCTGCAGACGTTCTCGTTCTGGCTGCGCCCCGGGCAGGCCTGGCTCCACGACGTCATCCCGATCATCCCCGAGCAGAACTACCTGCCGGTGTGGATCGCGCACACGATCTTCGCGCTGCCGCTGGCGATCTTCCTGCTCCACAACTTCATCTCCGAGATCCCGCGCGATGTCATCGAGGCCTCCCGCGTCGACGGCGCCTCCCATGCGCAGATCTTCTTCCGCATCATCCTGCCGCTGGCCACCCCGGCGATCGCCTCGTTCGCGATCTTCCAGTTCCTGTGGGTGTGGAACGACCTGCTGGTCGCGCTGATCTTCTCCGGTGGCACGCAGGATGTCGCTCCGCTGACCCAGCGGCTGGCGGAGATGGTGGGCTCGCGAGGTCAGGATTGGCAGCGGCTGACGGCGGGGGCGTTCGTCTCGCTCGTGGTTCCCCTGGTGGTCTTCTTCTCGCTGCAGAGATTCTTCGTGCGAGGTCTGCTGGCGGGATCGACGAAGGGCTGA